The following proteins are co-located in the Pan troglodytes isolate AG18354 chromosome 5, NHGRI_mPanTro3-v2.0_pri, whole genome shotgun sequence genome:
- the DYNLT2 gene encoding dynein light chain Tctex-type protein 2, whose amino-acid sequence MEKRGRGVKSSPIQTPNQTPQQAPVTPRKERRPSMFEKEAYTQIVRERLRESIHDVQYVEPPFDDSIADIGKEWKSALAKLKFANSYRMQPLKKFQAHSVETKVQQILTESLKDVKYDDKVFSHLSLELADRILLAVKEFGYHRYKFIIKVLFIQKTGQAINIASRWIWDIAWDSWVAAKHEAESYMALVLVFALYYE is encoded by the exons ATGGAGAAGCGAGGCCGAGGCGTGAAGTCGAGCCCCATCCAGACCCCGAACCAGACCCCTCAGCAGGCTCCGGTGACGCCTAGGAAAGAAAGGAGGCCTAGCATGTTCGAGAAGGAGGCA tATACACAGATTGTAAGAGAAAGACTGAGAGAGTCAATTCACGATGTTCAGTATGTGGAGCCTCCTTTTGATGACTCAATTGCTGATATAGGTAAAGAATGGAAGAGTGCCCTGGCAAAATTAAAGTTTGCTAATTCATATAGAATGCAGCCATTGAAGAAATTCCAAGCTCATTCAGTAGAAACTAAAGTCCAGCAGATACTAACA GAAAGTCTTAAAGATGTCAAATATGATGATAAAGTATTCTCTCACTTGTCACTTGAATTGGCAGACCGCATACTGTTAGCAGTCAAAGAATTTGGGTACCACCGTTATAAGttcattataaaagtattatttattcaaaagacTGGCCAAGCAATAAAT ATTGCCAGCAGATGGATCTGGGACATTGCATGGGACAGCTGGGTCGCAGCTAAACACGAAGCAGAATCCTACATGGCACTGGTCTTGGTGTTTGCCCTTTATTATGAATAG